A stretch of Imperialibacter roseus DNA encodes these proteins:
- a CDS encoding OsmC family protein: protein MKRSATAVWQGSGKEGKGHLTTQSTVLNKTQYSFSSRFEEGVGTNPEELIAAAHSGCFAMKLSFSLTEAGFVPDTLDVTCKVTLEDGAITKSHLTLKAKVKGISDSKFAECVKDAEKNCPISKSLTAAISVEHTLNA, encoded by the coding sequence ATGAAAAGATCAGCAACAGCCGTTTGGCAAGGAAGTGGAAAAGAAGGCAAAGGACACCTGACCACACAAAGTACGGTACTTAATAAAACTCAGTACTCCTTTTCCTCGAGGTTTGAAGAGGGAGTTGGCACCAATCCGGAAGAGCTGATAGCTGCCGCTCATTCGGGCTGCTTCGCTATGAAGCTGAGCTTCAGCTTGACTGAGGCAGGTTTTGTGCCCGACACCCTTGATGTTACCTGCAAGGTTACGCTTGAAGATGGAGCTATCACCAAATCCCATCTGACGCTCAAAGCAAAGGTGAAAGGAATAAGCGACTCAAAATTTGCGGAGTGCGTGAAAGATGCGGAAAAAAACTGCCCCATCTCCAAGTCATTGACTGCTGCTATTTCCGTTGAACACACACTGAATGCATAG